DNA sequence from the Malus domestica chromosome 06, GDT2T_hap1 genome:
TTGCAGTCAGAATCTTGATTTACTATAAGAGTCTTGCAATCactaatctttttcttttcaagtgCAGCACTTTTGCaacctcattttttttctttttatcttaaataataaaaaattatttcatgCCTCAaagttttttatgtttttttagccgaaacatggtagggtgaagttgtttccttgatttttcAACCTTTGTATCTAGTCCGTTCCTGATCAGCTTGTACTTGGGCTCGTTCTTCTTGGCATTATTTACGGCATCATAAATCAAATCGAAACCAGTGGACTTCCCCCTCCAAAATGGGTGCAGAACTTGAATACGAAGATGGAATTTGGGTCCCTCACCTCTGAAAACATTGTCTATACAAATAATTTGTCACTCCAAAAGTTGTTGAGTTTCTGCTTTCTCTATTCTTATAAAATATTTCTTGCTCACTTATATGACTAATTaatcttttattatcttatagGGAGTTCTTCACAAGGAATGTCGGATGATAAatctgaagatgaagaaaatgatgaTGAACAAGGTAATCATACTCAAGAGCAACAACGACAGATTGCTAATGCATGGAGAGATGACATAGCTACAAATATGTGGATAGATGTTGTGAGTGATAGCAATTAAAGATGAGAAATAGAATTAATTGTTTTTACGGATTGGAGTATGCAATTTGTGTTTGAAAAACTTTGATAGCTAGTTTATTTTGTAAGCCTTTAACTTTCAAGATTTTGGATGCCAATGTTTAATTTCACTTTGATAGCTACTTAACATTGCATGTGAACTTGTATTGCGATTTGTATTAGTAGGATGAGACTGATTTTGGCTTGTAAAGGGAAGGAAATTGTTGATCAAATTCTCTAACCCTATGTAAAAAATTCTCTCACAATTCATGTGAATTCTCTGGAAGTTATAATTTAATTCACTCAAAATCTCTGGGAATTCATTTTTgttctctcaaactctcttaaATTCCGTATATTTAAATTCCCTAAAACTctcttaaaatcttaattgaatacaccccctaaatgtcctttattaaattttaattagtttaataatttattttataaaataataaaataataatttaatttgacatatcggtttgagaacaaaactttaaaaaatgtcAAAGTGCCACATACGCTGTCAAAATTTGACATTTTCTTTGGAGATGGTTTAAATGGTTAAACGAAAACTTCATTAAGAGAATATAAAAAGGGattcaaatgaaaaaaataactgGAAACAGAGTATTTTATTTGACAACTAGGACGCGCGCACATGTCTGGTAGGTTGGTGGTGGCGCTGATGACCAAGTGGTGCACATTACCAACCCAACCAGCCGCAGCACCTATTCCCCTCCACCTCTCCCGCCCTGCCCTCCTCCGCCCACCACCTCTATATGCACCACCGCGCGCCACCCGGACAATTGCAATGAACACCACCAATCAAGACCAAGACTCCCTCGACGCTCTATTCAAGCAGAAAAGAATCCTCCGCTCAAATGTCCGCAAAGCCCTCAAATCCATGGATCCGACACTCAGATCCCATGAAGGTAATTACCCACTCTTCACTATTTCTCTTTGCTGCAATGCCCATTTACTTGGAATttgataaaatttaattaaatttgttggTTTTTTAGATAATGCAATTCAGAATATTGTATTGGAAGCTCCATGGTTTAAATCTTGTCAAAGATTATGTGCATATATAAGCTGCAGTGCTTTGAGGGAAGTTGATACTTCAAAGTTACTGTCTGAAATTCTTCAGAGTCCACTTAAAGGTCTGATTTTTTATCTGCTCATTTCGAAATTTCGGTTTTTTAGATTGATATGGTGCTTGGAAGtgattttttttgagaaattaattGTGGGTTACTTGTGTTTTCTGTGTTATGTGAAGAGGGTGATGTGCAGCTGAGGAAAAAGCTCTATGTTCCGCGTGTTGAGGACAAGAACAGTCACATGAGAATGCTGAACATTTCGTGTATTGATGATCTTGTGG
Encoded proteins:
- the LOC103437782 gene encoding 5-formyltetrahydrofolate cyclo-ligase, mitochondrial-like, whose amino-acid sequence is MSGRLVVALMTKWCTLPTQPAAAPIPLHLSRPALLRPPPLYAPPRATRTIAMNTTNQDQDSLDALFKQKRILRSNVRKALKSMDPTLRSHEDNAIQNIVLEAPWFKSCQRLCAYISCSALREVDTSKLLSEILQSPLKEGDVQLRKKLYVPRVEDKNSHMRMLNISCIDDLVANSMNILEPAPVDSGGNEREDVMQASDPVDLLLLPGLAFDRSGRRLGRGGGYYDTFLTRYQELAKAHNWNQPLLVALSYSTQILDEGVIPITPHDVLVDALVSPAGVIPISPAAFDRIKL